The following proteins are encoded in a genomic region of Nicoliella spurrieriana:
- the rnmV gene encoding ribonuclease M5 has translation MKKIKEVIIVEGKDDTKRIKDAVNADTLETRGSAIDAPTLALIKKIAAQRGIIIFTDPDFSGERIRKIVSKAVPDAKHAFIKRNQAKPTHSNGSLGVEHASAESIRDALANLYTENQAAKPLITDDVLIESGLVGGKDAKQRRQALCNILNIGYVNGKQLGKRLQMFSITPQQFKTAVEQIKEEL, from the coding sequence ATGAAAAAAATAAAGGAAGTCATTATCGTTGAGGGCAAGGATGATACCAAGCGGATTAAGGATGCAGTGAATGCTGATACGCTTGAGACGCGTGGTTCAGCGATTGACGCCCCGACACTTGCATTGATTAAAAAAATTGCTGCCCAACGGGGGATTATTATCTTTACCGACCCTGACTTTTCTGGTGAACGGATTCGCAAAATTGTTTCAAAGGCGGTTCCGGATGCAAAGCATGCGTTCATTAAACGCAATCAAGCTAAACCTACGCATTCAAACGGCTCCTTAGGGGTGGAACACGCCTCTGCTGAATCCATTCGGGATGCGTTAGCTAATTTGTATACTGAAAATCAAGCTGCCAAACCGTTAATTACCGATGACGTGTTAATTGAATCTGGATTAGTCGGTGGCAAGGACGCAAAGCAACGGCGCCAGGCACTCTGCAACATTTTAAATATCGGCTATGTAAATGGAAAACAGCTAGGGAAGCGGTTGCAAATGTTCTCAATTACCCCCCAACAATTTAAAACTGCAGTTGAGCAAATCAAGGAGGAATTATAA
- a CDS encoding TatD family hydrolase yields MKIFDSHTHLNDAILYPDAQQYIEHARKLGVVKMAIVGSDAKLNRLAIQLAHQYDNLYAIVGYHPEEANSFDAAAENELIDQLNDPKVVAVGEIGLDYHQNVVKQSVQKRVFKRQIEIAKDAGLPISVHNRDAFEDTYDILKSADVSKTHGILHSFNGDAQWARKFVDLGMLISFSGVASFKKTYEVHAAAEQTPLDKILVETDAPYLAPEPYRGKQNEPGYTLYTVEAIARYRDTTPDVIADATYQNTLRLFGIEAS; encoded by the coding sequence ATGAAAATTTTTGATTCACACACCCATTTAAACGACGCGATTTTATATCCAGATGCACAACAATACATTGAACACGCCCGTAAATTAGGGGTAGTGAAGATGGCAATCGTGGGTTCTGATGCCAAGTTAAATCGGCTAGCGATTCAATTAGCCCATCAATATGATAATCTCTATGCTATCGTCGGTTACCATCCAGAAGAGGCTAATTCTTTTGATGCAGCGGCTGAAAATGAATTGATCGACCAGTTAAATGATCCCAAGGTAGTGGCCGTTGGTGAAATTGGGTTGGACTATCATCAAAACGTAGTGAAGCAAAGTGTTCAAAAGCGAGTTTTTAAACGGCAAATTGAAATTGCAAAGGATGCCGGGTTACCAATTTCAGTTCATAATCGTGATGCCTTTGAGGACACCTATGACATTTTAAAATCAGCTGACGTTAGTAAGACACACGGCATCCTGCATAGTTTTAACGGTGATGCCCAGTGGGCCCGCAAATTTGTGGACCTGGGGATGCTGATTTCATTTAGTGGGGTTGCTAGCTTCAAGAAAACATATGAAGTCCATGCGGCTGCGGAACAAACTCCGCTGGATAAAATCCTAGTCGAAACCGATGCACCATATTTAGCACCCGAACCATACCGGGGGAAGCAAAATGAACCGGGTTATACGTTATATACGGTTGAAGCAATTGCTAGGTATCGTGATACGACTCCGGATGTAATTGCTGATGCGACCTATCAAAATACCCTTAGGCTATTTGGAATCGAGGCATCATGA
- the ispE gene encoding 4-(cytidine 5'-diphospho)-2-C-methyl-D-erythritol kinase has product MRIVEKAPAKINLGLDTPYMHDDGLPEWNMVMASVDLADYVEIKTNSNHGEIKVESDSVFIPNDQRNLAYQAALLVTKRFHINDGIMINIIKHIPVSAGLGGGSSDAAAVLRGLNKLYHLNLSNQELATLGLQVDSDVPYCIYSRTAKVTGRGEIIETMPKLPSMWIVIVKPKISVSTPKIIQEIDYDHLVHPNIERLLAFTRVGDFSGITASMGNVLETVSGKRYPEIIDIKNRLINFGADGSQMSGTGPTVFAICQKYSRAKRIINSIRGFCNEAYLVRPL; this is encoded by the coding sequence TTGAGAATCGTGGAAAAAGCACCGGCGAAGATTAATCTCGGTCTAGATACGCCGTACATGCATGATGATGGCTTACCGGAGTGGAATATGGTCATGGCATCGGTAGATTTGGCTGATTATGTAGAAATTAAAACTAACTCAAATCATGGCGAAATCAAAGTGGAATCCGACAGTGTTTTTATTCCAAACGACCAACGAAATTTAGCTTATCAAGCAGCGTTATTGGTTACGAAGCGATTTCACATTAACGATGGCATCATGATTAACATCATTAAGCATATTCCAGTTTCTGCCGGTCTGGGTGGTGGGTCCTCCGATGCAGCAGCGGTATTGCGGGGGCTTAACAAGTTGTACCACTTAAACCTTTCTAATCAGGAGTTAGCAACGTTAGGATTACAGGTGGATTCTGATGTTCCGTACTGCATTTATAGTCGTACCGCCAAGGTGACCGGGCGTGGTGAAATTATTGAAACAATGCCTAAGCTACCGTCAATGTGGATTGTGATCGTGAAACCAAAAATTAGTGTTTCGACCCCTAAAATTATCCAAGAAATTGATTATGATCACCTAGTCCATCCTAATATTGAACGACTGCTAGCGTTCACCAGGGTGGGTGATTTTTCTGGAATTACCGCTAGTATGGGAAATGTGTTAGAGACCGTTTCGGGAAAACGTTATCCAGAGATTATTGATATTAAAAACCGGTTGATTAATTTTGGCGCAGATGGTTCGCAAATGAGTGGGACCGGGCCCACCGTGTTTGCCATTTGCCAAAAATATAGTCGTGCGAAACGCATTATCAATAGCATCAGGGGCTTTTGCAATGAAGCTTACTTAGTCCGTCCGTTATAA
- a CDS encoding ribose-phosphate diphosphokinase — MAEQKIDPKFKLFALNSNIPLAEKIADKMGIELGKANVNHFSDGEIQIQIEESIRGDDVYIIQSTSGPVNDNLMELLIMADALKRASARTINVVIPYYGYARQDRKAQSREPITAKLVADILQTAGVNRVVSLDLHAAQIQGFFNIPVDHLMAAPLLADFFLKEGFDSNTVVVSPDHGGVVRARKLAEHLKAPIAIIDKRRPKANVAKVMNIIGDIKGKTCLMVDDMIDTAGTITLGAQALIDAGAKEVYACCTHPVLSGPAIERIEKSPIKQLVVTDSIQLKPEQRISKINQITIAELMANAITRIHQNKPLSPLFKA; from the coding sequence ATGGCTGAACAAAAAATCGATCCTAAATTTAAACTTTTCGCTTTAAATTCAAACATCCCGTTGGCTGAAAAAATTGCTGATAAGATGGGCATTGAATTGGGAAAAGCGAACGTTAATCATTTTAGTGATGGTGAAATTCAGATTCAAATTGAAGAAAGTATTCGTGGGGATGATGTATACATTATCCAATCTACTTCAGGACCCGTGAACGACAATTTAATGGAACTATTGATTATGGCAGATGCGTTAAAGCGTGCTAGTGCCCGGACAATTAATGTTGTAATTCCATACTATGGTTACGCTCGTCAGGACAGAAAGGCACAATCCAGAGAACCCATTACTGCTAAATTAGTAGCTGACATCTTACAGACTGCTGGGGTTAACCGGGTTGTTTCACTTGATTTACACGCTGCGCAAATTCAGGGCTTCTTCAACATCCCAGTTGACCACCTAATGGCAGCACCATTATTAGCTGACTTTTTCTTAAAGGAAGGTTTTGATTCCAACACGGTCGTTGTTTCACCAGATCACGGTGGCGTCGTTCGAGCACGGAAGTTAGCTGAACACCTAAAGGCACCCATTGCGATTATCGATAAAAGAAGACCCAAGGCAAACGTTGCTAAGGTCATGAACATCATTGGTGATATTAAGGGCAAGACCTGTCTAATGGTTGACGATATGATCGATACTGCTGGAACGATTACCCTGGGGGCCCAAGCATTGATTGATGCTGGTGCAAAGGAAGTCTATGCTTGTTGTACCCATCCGGTGCTATCCGGTCCAGCAATTGAGAGAATTGAAAAGTCACCAATTAAGCAATTAGTAGTGACTGACTCCATCCAATTAAAGCCGGAACAAAGAATTAGTAAGATTAATCAAATTACGATTGCTGAACTAATGGCGAATGCAATTACTCGCATTCACCAAAATAAACCGCTAAGCCCTTTATTTAAGGCCTAA
- the glmU gene encoding bifunctional UDP-N-acetylglucosamine diphosphorylase/glucosamine-1-phosphate N-acetyltransferase GlmU, producing MAVRNTIILAAGKGTRMKSKLYKVLHRICGRTMVDHVLTQVEKTHMDNVVTVVGYGAEDVEHELGDRTKYVVQEKQLGTGDAVIKAEPLLAGLDGTTMVVSGDTPLFTSETFEKLFKYHEEKQAAVTILTSKAPNPTGYGRIVRNDLGIVEKIVEQKDASKEEQAINEINTGVYVFDNQALFDSLHKINNNNAQGEYYLTDVIEILRAAGRIIAAYQMDDFNESMGVNDRIALSRATKVMQARINHHHMAEGVSIINPEDTYIDVDIQIGSDTVIEPGVQIHGQTTIGSDCKIGANSEIIDCKLHDHITVTSSYLQESEMLDYSDIGPYSHLRPNALIGEHVHLGNFVEVKKAQIDEGTKVGHLTYIGNAHLGRNINVGCGVIFANYDGKNKHNITVGDASFIGSNSNLIAPINIADHSFIAAGSTITDDVNEYDMAIARARQTNKPGYYQKLPYDG from the coding sequence ATGGCTGTAAGAAACACGATTATTTTAGCTGCCGGTAAGGGTACTAGGATGAAATCAAAACTATACAAAGTTCTGCACCGCATCTGCGGCCGGACAATGGTGGATCATGTGTTGACCCAAGTGGAAAAAACCCACATGGACAATGTGGTTACGGTGGTCGGATACGGAGCCGAAGATGTTGAACATGAATTAGGTGATCGGACTAAGTACGTGGTTCAAGAAAAACAATTGGGAACTGGTGATGCTGTAATTAAAGCGGAACCACTTCTTGCTGGATTAGACGGGACCACGATGGTGGTTAGTGGTGATACGCCATTATTTACCAGTGAAACATTTGAAAAGCTATTTAAGTACCATGAAGAAAAACAGGCTGCAGTGACAATCTTGACTTCAAAAGCGCCTAATCCTACTGGGTATGGACGCATCGTTAGAAATGACCTGGGAATTGTGGAAAAAATCGTTGAACAAAAAGATGCTTCAAAGGAAGAACAGGCAATTAACGAAATCAACACCGGAGTGTACGTTTTTGACAATCAAGCGTTGTTTGATTCACTGCATAAGATTAATAATAATAACGCTCAGGGTGAGTACTACCTGACCGATGTAATTGAAATTTTAAGAGCTGCCGGTCGCATTATTGCTGCATACCAAATGGATGATTTTAACGAATCAATGGGTGTTAACGATCGAATCGCACTTTCCAGAGCCACGAAGGTAATGCAAGCCCGCATTAACCATCATCATATGGCAGAAGGGGTTTCGATTATTAACCCTGAAGATACCTATATTGATGTCGATATTCAAATTGGTTCTGATACGGTCATCGAACCAGGGGTGCAAATCCATGGGCAGACCACGATTGGTTCCGATTGTAAAATTGGTGCTAATTCTGAGATCATCGATTGTAAATTACATGATCACATTACCGTAACATCATCATACCTACAGGAATCTGAAATGTTGGATTACTCCGATATTGGCCCTTATAGCCATTTGAGACCCAATGCATTAATTGGTGAACATGTTCATCTTGGTAACTTTGTAGAGGTTAAAAAGGCCCAAATTGATGAGGGAACTAAGGTGGGGCATCTGACCTACATCGGGAATGCCCACCTAGGCCGAAATATTAATGTAGGGTGTGGGGTTATTTTTGCTAATTACGATGGTAAAAATAAGCATAATATTACCGTTGGGGATGCCTCGTTCATCGGGAGTAATTCGAACCTAATTGCCCCAATCAATATTGCTGATCATTCGTTCATTGCTGCTGGCTCAACGATTACAGATGATGTAAATGAATATGATATGGCAATTGCACGGGCAAGGCAAACTAATAAGCCTGGTTACTATCAAAAATTACCTTACGACGGATAG
- a CDS encoding NAD-dependent protein deacylase — MDADVQKVFDQAKRIVFLTGAGVSTPSGIPDYRSKNGLYEQDNDGKPAEYYLSHACLTDEPDQFYAFVKNNMYYPNAKPNPIHEKQAALTNQNRASIITQNVDNLYHVAHATHLVEFHGNLYDVSCQKCHQSVDWHAYLNSPVHEGCGGILRPGIVLYDEGLDPKRVQTSVDLMAKSDLIVIVGTSMRVYPFAGLLQYRNPSAPVIAINQEPLHLGIPLKMIQGDAVNFFKELRV, encoded by the coding sequence ATGGATGCAGATGTTCAAAAAGTGTTTGATCAAGCAAAGCGAATTGTCTTTTTAACCGGTGCGGGGGTTTCGACACCGTCCGGCATTCCGGATTATCGGTCCAAAAACGGGTTGTATGAGCAGGATAACGACGGCAAGCCAGCTGAATACTACCTTAGTCATGCCTGTTTAACGGATGAACCGGATCAATTTTACGCATTCGTTAAAAATAATATGTACTATCCGAATGCTAAACCCAATCCGATTCACGAAAAGCAGGCCGCATTAACTAACCAGAATCGGGCTAGCATTATTACTCAAAACGTGGATAATCTCTATCACGTTGCGCATGCGACCCACCTAGTCGAATTTCACGGCAACCTGTATGACGTTAGCTGTCAAAAGTGTCACCAATCCGTGGATTGGCATGCGTACTTGAACAGTCCAGTTCATGAGGGTTGTGGTGGCATTCTAAGGCCTGGAATCGTTCTTTATGACGAGGGGTTGGATCCAAAACGGGTTCAGACCAGTGTCGATTTAATGGCTAAGAGTGACCTGATTGTAATCGTGGGCACTTCCATGCGGGTGTATCCGTTTGCGGGCTTGCTTCAATATCGCAACCCGAGTGCACCGGTGATTGCGATTAATCAAGAACCACTTCATTTGGGGATTCCGCTGAAGATGATTCAAGGCGATGCAGTTAATTTCTTTAAGGAGCTGCGGGTTTAG
- the metG gene encoding methionine--tRNA ligase: MAKPTYYITTPIYYPSGRLHIGNSYTTIACDALARFKRSTGYDVFYLTGTDEHGLKIEQKAEKLGMNPQSYVDKMADGIKQLWKTLDISNDKFIRTTDDYHEEAVQKIFQQLQDNGDIYLGEYTGWYSVSDEEYFTESQLSEVYKDDDGNVTGGKAPSGHEVQLVHEPCYFFKMSKYADWLLQYYKDHPDFIEPAARMNEMINNFIKPGLEDLAVSRTSFKWGVPVKSDPKHVVYVWIDALSNYITALGYDSADDSLFKKYWPADVQMVGKEIVRFHTIYWPIILHALGLELPKHVIGHGWLLMKDGKMSKSKGNVIYPETLVERYGLDATRYYLLRAMPYGNDGIFTPEDFVDRVNYDLANDLGNLLNRTVAMINKYEDGTVPAFKSGVTEFDQPLEQVAADSITEFNAKMNSVHFADALAAIWKLVAATNKYIDQTEPWALAKGESDADKEALASVMAHLAASLRVIAVLISPIMTQAPKKIFEQLGLPEAGFDLTNLKLADLPANTQVIKKGVPIFPRLDAEAEVAFIKGQMTKSDKTKGRAAQKAAAEGEFDPDTTELTLTKKAIRYEAFDKVELKVAEVVSVQPVENSDKLLKFKLDAGDNGYRQILSGIAKWYPDYEKLVGKKLIAVSNLKPRKMRGEVSQGMLLSVEHDDGSIELATLPSNFENGATLE; encoded by the coding sequence ATGGCAAAACCAACATATTACATTACCACCCCAATTTATTACCCATCAGGGCGATTACACATTGGGAACTCATACACCACCATTGCTTGTGATGCATTAGCACGGTTCAAGCGCTCAACTGGGTATGATGTCTTTTATCTCACGGGAACCGATGAACATGGTTTAAAAATTGAACAAAAAGCTGAAAAACTAGGGATGAATCCACAATCCTATGTTGATAAAATGGCTGATGGGATTAAACAACTCTGGAAAACGTTGGATATCTCTAATGATAAGTTCATCAGAACGACTGATGATTACCATGAAGAAGCCGTTCAAAAGATCTTTCAACAACTGCAAGATAACGGTGATATCTACCTTGGTGAATACACGGGGTGGTATTCAGTATCTGATGAAGAATACTTTACTGAATCCCAATTATCAGAGGTTTATAAGGATGATGATGGCAACGTTACCGGTGGTAAGGCACCGAGTGGCCATGAGGTCCAATTAGTTCATGAACCTTGTTACTTCTTTAAGATGAGTAAGTACGCCGATTGGCTTCTCCAATACTACAAAGATCATCCTGATTTCATCGAACCAGCTGCTCGAATGAATGAAATGATCAATAACTTCATTAAGCCAGGACTAGAAGACCTTGCGGTGTCACGGACTTCATTTAAGTGGGGCGTACCAGTCAAAAGTGATCCTAAGCACGTTGTTTACGTTTGGATCGACGCGCTTTCTAACTATATTACGGCACTGGGGTATGACTCCGCTGATGATTCACTATTTAAAAAGTACTGGCCCGCTGACGTTCAAATGGTGGGGAAGGAAATTGTACGTTTTCACACCATCTACTGGCCAATTATCTTACATGCATTAGGATTAGAATTGCCAAAACACGTTATCGGTCATGGTTGGCTCTTGATGAAGGACGGGAAGATGTCTAAGTCAAAGGGCAACGTCATTTACCCTGAAACGTTAGTCGAGCGCTATGGACTGGATGCGACCCGTTACTACCTATTACGGGCAATGCCATATGGAAACGACGGAATTTTTACCCCTGAAGACTTCGTTGACCGGGTAAACTACGATTTAGCCAACGATCTTGGAAACCTCTTGAACCGGACGGTTGCAATGATTAATAAGTATGAAGACGGGACCGTTCCTGCATTCAAATCCGGAGTGACTGAATTTGATCAACCATTGGAACAGGTTGCCGCTGATTCCATTACTGAGTTTAATGCTAAAATGAATAGTGTGCACTTTGCCGATGCCTTAGCAGCCATTTGGAAGCTAGTTGCTGCCACTAATAAATACATTGATCAAACTGAACCGTGGGCACTGGCTAAGGGTGAAAGCGATGCCGATAAGGAAGCTTTGGCCTCAGTAATGGCCCATTTAGCAGCTAGTTTACGGGTAATTGCAGTTTTGATCAGTCCCATTATGACTCAGGCGCCAAAGAAAATATTTGAACAGCTAGGTTTACCGGAAGCTGGGTTCGACTTAACCAACTTAAAGTTGGCCGACCTGCCTGCGAATACGCAAGTAATCAAAAAGGGAGTGCCAATCTTCCCTCGCCTAGACGCTGAGGCTGAAGTCGCATTCATTAAGGGCCAAATGACCAAGTCCGATAAGACGAAGGGTCGGGCCGCTCAAAAGGCTGCTGCTGAGGGCGAGTTCGATCCCGATACGACTGAATTAACCCTCACTAAGAAGGCCATTCGGTACGAAGCCTTCGATAAGGTGGAATTAAAGGTCGCAGAGGTAGTCAGCGTTCAACCAGTTGAAAACTCAGATAAGTTACTTAAATTTAAGCTGGATGCTGGTGACAATGGCTATCGACAAATTCTATCTGGGATTGCAAAGTGGTACCCAGACTATGAAAAATTAGTTGGGAAGAAGTTAATTGCGGTATCTAACTTAAAACCTCGGAAGATGCGGGGTGAAGTTAGCCAGGGAATGTTACTTTCAGTGGAACACGATGACGGTTCGATTGAACTGGCCACCCTCCCAAGCAACTTTGAAAACGGTGCTACTTTAGAATAG
- the purR gene encoding pur operon repressor has protein sequence MKVRRSNRLIDMTKYLLDRPHTLIPLTFFVDRYESAKSSISEDLGILKQTFKERGIGIVDTIPGAAGGTRFLPSIPATEAQAFVNDLKDALNDDSRYLAGGYIYMSDVLSYPDTLRTIGRIMATKYTDQKIDAVLTVATKGIPIAQSIASNLNVPFVVAQHDSKITDGSTISVNYVSGSNNNVKKMVLSKRSLRDNSRVLIVDDYLKGGGTVNGLATLAKEFNCEVAGISVLAEENYDRKEFADQQYVSLVKVDIAKHITVSDGNFLKTVFNQ, from the coding sequence TTGAAAGTCAGACGAAGTAATCGACTGATTGATATGACAAAGTATTTATTAGATCGACCACACACATTGATCCCACTGACTTTTTTTGTTGACCGTTATGAGTCAGCAAAGTCTTCCATTAGTGAAGACCTGGGCATCTTAAAACAGACGTTTAAGGAACGTGGAATTGGAATTGTGGATACGATTCCAGGAGCAGCGGGAGGGACCCGCTTCTTACCTTCGATTCCGGCGACCGAGGCCCAAGCATTCGTAAACGACTTAAAGGATGCTTTAAATGATGATAGTCGCTATTTGGCGGGGGGCTACATTTACATGTCAGACGTATTGAGTTACCCTGATACACTAAGGACGATTGGGCGCATTATGGCAACTAAGTATACCGACCAAAAGATTGATGCGGTCCTGACCGTTGCTACGAAGGGAATTCCAATTGCCCAAAGTATTGCTAGTAACTTAAACGTTCCGTTCGTAGTTGCTCAGCATGACTCTAAGATTACTGACGGTTCAACGATTAGCGTCAATTATGTATCTGGTTCTAATAATAATGTCAAAAAAATGGTATTATCAAAGCGGAGCCTAAGGGATAACTCCCGGGTCTTGATCGTAGATGACTACCTTAAGGGGGGCGGAACTGTAAATGGACTCGCAACCCTAGCCAAGGAATTTAACTGTGAAGTGGCAGGAATTTCCGTGTTAGCTGAGGAAAATTACGATCGCAAAGAATTTGCTGATCAACAGTACGTTTCGTTGGTCAAGGTGGATATTGCAAAGCACATTACCGTTTCTGATGGGAATTTTCTAAAAACGGTTTTTAACCAATAA
- the rsmA gene encoding 16S rRNA (adenine(1518)-N(6)/adenine(1519)-N(6))-dimethyltransferase RsmA, with translation MSEVPAIGSPARTQAILNRYHLSAKKSLGQNFLTDLNILTGIVDAAEITKQDNVIEIGPGIGSLTEQLAKRANKVVAYELDQNLLPVLDDTLHQYDNVKIINQDILKANLPATIENQFGDGKPVKVVANLPYYITTPIILNLLKGPVDFTNIVVMMQKEVADRLCAKPGVKAYSSLSVIVQYLHQVNVAMMVSRKSFIPAPKVDSAIVTLTSYEHRDVTAFNDKSFMGFVRGCFAHRRKTLWNNLQGVFGKQPEAKQQIKAGLAQMQLDPGVRPERLTVTDFVNLANTYHQIGILK, from the coding sequence ATGTCTGAAGTTCCAGCAATTGGCAGTCCCGCCAGGACGCAAGCAATTTTGAATCGCTACCACCTATCAGCTAAAAAGAGTCTTGGCCAAAATTTCTTGACGGATTTAAACATCCTAACCGGAATCGTAGATGCTGCGGAAATTACGAAGCAGGATAATGTAATTGAAATTGGTCCAGGAATTGGGTCTTTGACCGAACAATTGGCCAAACGAGCCAATAAGGTGGTGGCCTACGAACTAGATCAAAACCTATTGCCAGTATTGGATGATACCCTCCATCAATATGACAACGTAAAAATCATTAATCAGGATATTTTAAAGGCGAACCTGCCAGCAACGATTGAAAATCAATTTGGAGATGGGAAACCGGTTAAGGTGGTTGCCAACTTACCTTATTACATTACGACCCCGATTATTTTAAATTTATTAAAGGGGCCCGTTGATTTTACAAACATTGTGGTAATGATGCAAAAGGAAGTGGCCGATCGGCTCTGTGCTAAGCCCGGTGTGAAGGCCTATAGTTCGTTATCAGTAATTGTGCAATACCTCCACCAAGTCAACGTAGCGATGATGGTTTCTAGAAAATCATTTATCCCAGCGCCCAAGGTGGATTCTGCAATTGTCACCCTAACTAGTTATGAGCACCGCGATGTAACCGCATTTAATGATAAATCATTTATGGGGTTCGTTCGGGGTTGCTTTGCCCACCGGCGTAAAACGTTATGGAACAACTTGCAGGGTGTTTTTGGCAAACAGCCCGAAGCAAAGCAACAAATTAAAGCGGGACTAGCACAGATGCAATTAGATCCAGGGGTACGCCCGGAGCGCTTAACGGTTACAGACTTTGTTAACCTCGCTAATACCTACCATCAAATTGGAATCTTAAAATAA
- a CDS encoding DUF72 domain-containing protein, protein MITIGLTTWTDHPAFSNTDRPPTLPQYASFLPTVEVDTPFYAIPRISSVENWQKQVPSQFQFILKANRLMTQHDLKSPSIVSLAERWRAFDSFKNMIQPLVDTQQLKTVLFQFPPFFEVSRENLDYLIELPKRLPGVLITVEFRHPSWYQKPFINHLYAGLKQLHITLAIVDEPHNLNDGIPFVPVLTNPDLAFIRLHGRNAEGWFNQGPDWRKKRTLYRYNDHELAGLAGIIADLATRANEVCIIFNNNSGKDAAPNALKLQSLLGLHFTGLAPKQLDLF, encoded by the coding sequence ATGATTACGATTGGCTTAACGACTTGGACGGACCATCCCGCATTTTCAAACACTGATCGACCACCAACCCTACCGCAGTACGCTAGTTTTTTACCGACGGTCGAGGTGGACACGCCATTTTATGCCATTCCCCGAATCAGTAGTGTTGAGAATTGGCAAAAGCAGGTGCCTAGCCAGTTTCAATTTATTTTAAAGGCCAATCGTTTGATGACCCAACACGATTTGAAAAGTCCATCGATAGTGTCACTGGCTGAACGATGGCGGGCATTTGATAGCTTTAAGAATATGATTCAACCGCTAGTTGATACTCAGCAACTAAAAACGGTCTTATTTCAATTTCCACCGTTCTTTGAGGTGAGTCGAGAAAACCTTGATTATCTAATCGAGTTGCCGAAGCGCTTGCCCGGAGTATTAATTACGGTTGAATTTCGCCATCCATCATGGTACCAAAAACCATTTATTAACCATTTATACGCGGGGTTAAAGCAATTGCACATTACCCTGGCAATTGTTGATGAACCACATAACCTAAACGATGGGATTCCATTTGTACCGGTGCTGACTAATCCCGATTTAGCATTTATCAGGTTGCATGGTCGGAATGCGGAGGGGTGGTTCAATCAGGGACCTGATTGGCGTAAAAAGCGCACCCTGTATCGTTATAATGACCATGAATTAGCCGGGTTAGCGGGGATCATTGCCGACTTAGCGACCCGGGCAAATGAAGTTTGCATCATTTTTAATAATAACTCCGGTAAGGACGCTGCACCCAATGCGTTAAAATTACAATCGCTTTTGGGGCTGCACTTTACCGGGCTAGCACCTAAACAACTAGATTTATTCTAG